The Eubalaena glacialis isolate mEubGla1 chromosome 3, mEubGla1.1.hap2.+ XY, whole genome shotgun sequence nucleotide sequence GTAGGATGGATAGCAGCCCCACCCTGCCCACTAAGGAGCTGATAGGAACTtgctttgaaagcaaagttagaAACATTTCTGAGAACCAGGGTAGTGGAAGGATTGCAGACTGCAGCCAGACAACCCTGAATAGTTCCTGCTGTgccactgtgtgaccttaagcaggTCTCTCAACCATTCTGAGCTGCAGTTTCCTCCTGTGCAAACTGCAGGCAGCAGAGTGTGAAGAGCCtctgagagaaatgaaagtgCTTGGCACAAGCTGGCATATAGGAGGTACCAGGTGTTCCCTGGCCAACATAGTCCCCTCCATGTCCACATATGCCTCCCAGGAAGTGCTGGCCAGAGCAGAGCTGCTCTCTGTCCCCTCTGCCACCCCGGGCCCCATCTGTCTGAGGAGGCCTGGACTCTTCCAGGGCCAAAGTGAGGCTCCCGTACCCTCCCTCTGTCCGTGGGGAGCCCCTCTGAGCACCCCCCATTCTGCTCCCAGATTCTGCCCCACCCTGAGAATAGGTTGGGCCCTGGATTACATTTGCTTTGGGACCATGAGCCGAGGCCACACCAAAGCTTCCGGATCCCCCCAAGTCTGCTTCATTTCAATCTGCCTGTCTTGCCCCACCTGCACCATGGCTTAAAGATCAGAGGGCACCTCACAGACCCCCAAGAGGGGAGGTGGGTAAGGAGTGGACTCTAAGCAAAaccccactcctcctccccagcTTCGGAAGCGGCTCCGGAAAGTTACCACCACTCGGAGCACCTGAgggtccctcctccacccccagcccaagGTCCTGCCTTCCCCGTTTATTTTTGCAAGTCAGTCTTATTTTCTGAGCCTCTTTTCCCTCATCGATTAAATAGGGGTAATAATCCCTCCTCAGATGGCTCTCACTACAGTTCAGTTAGATCCCTACCGGCccttaataaatatgtatatgcatTTGTAGATGCAATAGCCATTGAATATCCACTGTGGGAACGGTTACTGTGATGTCCGCCTCTTCTGTCAAGTCTCCCGGAATGGGAGAGGAGTGGCCTACAGTACCCTCACCCCTTCCCATCATTCTGTCCTGGCTCCTCCCAAGGATGCTTCTCTAACCCTCCCACCTCTCGGCTCTCACCATGGAAGGCATCAAACTTCACTGTCTATTCTTCTGGCTTCTaaactcccttcctctttctgatcTCATGTCCTTGCACCTGTGACCCTCCTGGACCCCTCTCCTGCTGTCTTCTCAACCCCAACTCCTCTGTGTCCTCCCCACCTGAAACCTTCTCCTATTTCCAAGTTTCCACTTTTGTGAACAGCCCCCATGTCCTGGCCCCCAGGCCTCCTGTTGCTTGCTGCCACTCTCTGGACTCTCTCCCATCTGTCCCCCACCTCCGCCACCCTCCCACTGCCCAGGTTTCAGTCCCTGCCCAGCCTCTCCTGGAAGCCTCCTCCTCCCTGTCTCCTGGCCTCCACACtcagcaccccaccccaccccagccctttaTTGCACAGCTGTCAGAGGGCCCTTTCAGCATCCCACTTTTGTCATTCCTCAGCTTTGGAAGGTGCCAGCAGACAACCAGGGGAACCCTCTGACCCTTTAACAAATCTACTCCAAACCAGCAGGAGTCTCATCACCTCCCAAGACAGTCCATCATCCTTTGGGCTGCCTGGCCTCTCAACCCAACCCTCAGGACCCTGCCTAGCTCTGACTGGTCCTCATCTCCTGTCTCCTACGTCCTTAGAGCCCTACCTACGGGCTCTGCTTCCTGTCCCTTCAACACCCAGACCCATTTGTGCTCCCAGCTCCTCAGCTGCAGAATGCCTTCCCCACCCATCGCCACCCCTGCAGGGCCTCGATGCTCTGCACTGTGGCTGGTCTCCAGGCAACACCCCCTGGCTAAGAGGCCCCAGGCCTGGGttaaaattctggctctgccacatgGCCTGTGGCCTTGGATCAGTGACAATCTCTGTAAGCCTTACTCTCTCCATTAATGAAGCAGGGACAATGGCAGCCATCTCCTGGGACTGTCGTAAGGCGATTCCTTTCTCTTGCCTCCAGCGCCCACTCTCCCTTCTTGTCGGTCACAGCCCCACCCCACTTTCCCTCGTGTGCTCCAGTGGGGCCACCTTGCAGGATGGTTCTGAATGGGGGCTCTGGAGCCTGGCAGCTGGGTTTGAACATGGTTCCACTCTTCCTACCTCTGTGACCTCGAGCAGGTCACATCACCTCTGTgctttttttcatcttaaaatggGGATGAGAGCACCGACCTCATGGGACTGTGGTGAGGATAAATGATGTACTTTATCAGCACATAGTGAGGACTCAGTTAACTGTTGGTGATTTTTATGGCACCTGTTTATGTCCCATCACCACACGGCTGCTTTAAAGTTCTGCTGGGTGAAAACAGGCCTTAAAGCTTTTCTGTCCATTTTGCTGTGGCGTCCTCCATACCAGAATTTAACCCCAACCCTTAGGTGGACCCCATAGGCAAAACAGATTTTTGAAAATGGAATTGCTCTGAAGAGAGGAGGGGCCACTTCTGCCATGCCCTGGAGAAGCCCCAGGCTTGGAAACCACAGCACCGCAGGGTCTGGGATGAGCTGACGGACACTTGATCCAGGGCCCTGAGGGCCACAGCTAGAGCTGTCCCCAAGGCCATCGTCAGGGTGAACACAAAGGGCTCTCAGGATTCAGAGACCAAATCCTTTGCTAGTTCAACTAAAGTGATACCTGGCATAGGGCAAGGTTAGGAAAGACTTCACCAAGGAAGTGGCTTTTAAGCTGGGCCTTGAGAAGGAAGGGCATGACTTCAACAGGTGGAAAGCAAAGGACCAGAAGTGGGTGGGTGTTGGAGAGCAGGTGCTGCCCTGTCTCGGTAGAGAGTGGGATGCATGGAGAgtgagagtgcagggtcccgaaGGCCATGGAGAAGTAGAGGCACCACGGAGCAGGGCAGCGACCGGATCACTGGGGGTCAGCATGAGGAGCTTGGCAACATGACCAATGGATATGGTGGGGGCCAGGTCCAGGGCTCTGGTCTGTCAGCGCTGACTTCCAATCCTACTGCCAAGTTCTTCCCAACAGCGAATATGGGAGGGGTTTCAATATTCGCCTGCCTCAAGGAGAAAGCTTTGGGATGGTGGACGAGGCATGGAGAAGAACTTGCAGCGCTCTGGCTCAGAGCAGGATACACCCGAGGGATGCTGACTCCTGCAAGCTCCAGGCACTGGACGAGGACCCAACCATGTCCCTGGCAACCAGACCCCTTGCCGGGGGCAGAGGAACCCAAGTTCACCACGAAGATAGGAGCTGAAGGGAGCTCATGTCTTCAGTGAAACCGCGACCACCGAAGGGAGCAATCAAGGACAAGCACGGTCTGGAGTTAAAACTCTTTATTGTCCTGCCCAGGCAGCCCCGCACAAAGGAATCCGTGGAGCAGGGGTGAGGGGGGCAGCACAGGCCTGTCCCACAACTTGAAGAGAAGGGGGAGccgtgggaggtgggaggagacagCTCCCATTCAGCTCCCTGATGGCGCTGGCTACTCCGACGGGCCCCCGACATCTCGGACCCAAGGGGTGCCGTCACCAGTGTGAGGCCCGTACCTGGGGCCAAGGCCAAGCTTTGTTACATCGCTCTGATCTGCAGGGGTCACTCTGGATATGTCAGTGTCACTCATCTCTCCAGCCTGGTTGGGGGAGCCCAGGCCCCAAACTGCAGGGGGGAGATGGGCCCAAGTGCTTGGAGGCTCTGGCAGAGTGGGAAGAGGGGGCTGCACGGGCTGGAGGCCGCCAGGAGTGGGGCACAAACTACCCCTAGTGCAACTTCTGGCAGACATCTGAAGGGGGCCCGTCAGCCCTACTGGACCATTCTAGAGGCCAGTGGAGAAGGCCCCAGGGTGGCTGAGTTTATGCAGTCTTCTTAGTGTACCTCCACCCTGGGACCAGAGTCCTGGCAGGAGAATGGGCTTCAAATCCAGCTCCGGCCCCTGTGCTGCCTTGTCTGGTGGGTCCAAATATCCTTCCCTCCCacaccaggcactgggctgaggCAGAGGGAGCCCAGCAGGCAGTGGCAGACACAGCTCTAGAGGGAAGCTAAGGCTTTTCCAACAGATGAACAAAGGGTGCCTCAAGGGTGGGAGTCACAAGCCTGGGAAAGAGGGGACAGGGAGCTTCTGAGCTACCAGTGAGACACAAAATGCAAACACCTCCACCCCATGCCCATCCTCAGCCCTTACTCCACCTCACTTAGCCCAGACCCCTGGGCCAAAACCAGCAGGCCCATCCCTGCCTTTcggggagaggagaaagaatcTGGAACGAAAGGTGATGGCGGCTGCCTCCTCAGGAGCCTGGTGGGCCCAGGGCCATGCGGCAGCCATCACCGCAGGTTAAAGACCAGGCTGATGCTTAGGATGACGCCCAGGAGGAGGACAAAGGGCAGCCAGGTCTTCACAAAGGCGCCGATGctgatggagagagaggggagcATGGGAGGGAAGGGCCCAGTGAGTGGGCGTGTGGGCCGGCACACTGTCCTCCCACAAACCCAGACGGGGCCGCTCCCCCCAAGGAAGCTCCTGGAACTacccccctcacccccaaacTCAGTCAACTAAGGGACCGGGCCAGGCCTGGTGCCCGCTATGGAGGAGCACCAGCTACGGTCCTGGGCAGGGGCTGTTCCAGGCTCCTGGTGGAGATGTGACACCTCGCTGGGTGGGTACAAGAGACACGCCCACCCTCTGGGCCTTCCTGACTCCACCCACAATCACCCCTGTGTCTGGGGAGAGGTCGCCAGCGAGAGGACCCAGAAGTCTTCAGTCTGGGTGGGGAAGCCAGGAGTGCCCTCCGCTCACAGCCCAGTGGGCGGGGAGGGGTCGGCAGAGTTAGCACGGGCTATGGCTCAGCCCGGCTTCAACCCCGCCTCTGCCTCAGTCTCTGTGTGACCACAGATAAGGTCTTCCCAGGAGACCTCTAAAAGCCTTTGGAccaaaaaagaccctgaaaatCTCCTTTTCAGAAGCTCTTAATGATGAGCACAGCTGGAAGAAAGCCTGGAGAGGCAGCTGGGTTAGCCCAGGTGTGTGCTGGCTCCCCGGTGGGAGGGtcactccacctctctgagctccCTTTATCTGTGAATTGGGACCAAGGCCTTTGACCTCACAAGTCATGAGGCGGGGGCTTCAAAGGTCCTCCCAGGCCGCCCCTGGGGCCCACCCGCCCAGAACCCTGCCTCTGACGAGGGATGCTGAGAGGGGACTGTATGGGGTCACCCACCCTCTTCTGAGGGTCCGCCTGTTCACTGGACCTGAGCACAGGGCTCTGTACACACGCAGCATCCCTGAGGAGCCAGaatcatcatttccattttaccaaGGACAGCTGCAGCTCAGAGAGGCCAAGGCAGCTACCCAAGACCTCACAGTGAGCAAGCGACAGAGCTGGGCTTCAGACAGCACCGCCCTCTTCACCAGGAGCTCAGCTAGTTGTTTTCCCGCTTTGTCCCTGCTGGCCGAAGGACCCCAGAAATGGCCCTGTTGGGATCCGTGGGAGAGCGGCCCCGGGGAGGGTGGCGGCGGCCAGGGGGACAGGCAGCGCACCTGACGTACTTCCCATACAGCAGGCAGAAGAAGCAGAGAGTCACCATGTTCCAGTTGGTGCTGTTGTTGTAGCGCATCAGGTTCAGGGCCAAGGCCACATGTGAGTGGCAGTTGTCACAGCAGAGACTGTGCTGGAGATGCAGGATGGGCTGGGTCAGGATGGGCTGCAGGGAAACCTCCCACCCTCGTTCCCGCCCTCAGGAGCAGCCCACCTACCATGCGGTGCTTGTACTCCTCAGAAGCGTCATGCACAGCCGTGTCCCACGCATTGGGCCCACTAGCGTATACCTGAGCAGGGTCCAGCTTCCAGTACCTGAGGGGGGAGAAGGGGTTCTGGGCACTGGCTCAGCTCCACGAATGTCCCCTGACGCCTGCCCTGTGCAGGGCCCTGAGCTGGGTGCTGAGGCTACAGGGGTGAGCCAGGTCCAGGGAAAGGGCCACACAGCAGACAACTGGAACAGTGTGACATGCCCACCGCCATGTGGATCCTGGGGAGGATATGAACTCACTCAGTGGGGATGAGAGGGGCTTCCTGGGGGTGACACCTGAGTCCAGTGTGAAGGAGGAAGGATTAGCCAGGCAAAGAATGGGGAGTGAATATTCTAGGGAGAGGGAACAGTTTGAACAGAGGAAGAGGCACAGAACTGTGCAGTGTGTACCAGAAATTAAGAAACTGGGCACTGCTGGAGGATTCAGAGGGAAGAACGGGGTGAGGGATGTTGGAAGGTGAGGCTGGAGATGCAAGGGGGCCACGTTCTGGGGGACTTGAAGGTCATCCTGAGGAGTTCATCCGTCAGAAAGcattctccccatctccccacatGGGAGATTAGGGTGAATGGGAGAATAGCTGGTGGAGCTAAAGTCTGTGAACCTCAAGCTGGGCGACACCCCAAAGGGTCTCGGGCCAGGGGGCACTGGGAGGTCAGAGCGCCCTCTGGCTGCTATGTGGGGAATGGCTTGACAGAGGAGCCTACAGACGGGACCAGTGAGAAACCACCGTGGCTGGGACTTCAGCTGCTCAGGGGTTCCTGCCTGGAAACGGATGTCCTTACAACTCTCGTTGAGGAGCAGTCTGGCAGCAGACACACAGACCAGAGGTCCCTGGCTCACATTTCCACCTGCCTGAGGAAGTCAGCAGGGTTTGGAGAGCCCAGCTCCAGGCCGCCTATGCTGTATGGGACACCAGCTCCTCCTTGGGCTCCACCCTCCTGGATGCTGCCTTGGGCAACAGAGCATCTGATGCTGTTCTGAGCAGACTGAAGACTGAGGCACTGTCACCAGACCCACAACTGAGGTGGGCCCCCAAGACAGAAAAAATGAAGTCCAAAAATCCCATGCAAACCAGCAATAGCTCCAGGAGAGAATCCAGGAGAGACTAAACTGCCTTTATTCTCTCCAACCAGAACTTTCCAGCAGAGTTCCAAACCATGCCTCCCTTACACCTTAAATGGCGTGTTTGTTCCTTGAGGGGCAGAAGAAAGAGTCCAGGTTTTGGAGTGAGACAGACCTGCAtgtgagtcccagctctgccacttcctgtgtGATCTTGACCAAGTCCCTTCCTTATCTTCACCTTTCCGATGGAGCTGAAAACACGACCTTGCAGGGCTGAGGCAAGGCCTAGATGGCCTGTGGGTAAAGGACCCAGccaggggctggagcaggagatGTGTGGCACAAGGTCAGATGCTCTGGTAGACCCTGGCTGCCCCCCTTCACCCCATCCTcaggctgctggctcctgctgTGCCCCAGAAGGCCTGGCCTGCTGCTCCAGGCAGGAGGAACCTGGCTCTAGGGCCAATCACACGGATGTTCATCACTTACTTGGCAGGCTTCCCGAAGGCCATGTTGTCTTCCTGTTGAGGGACAAGAGCAGAGGTCAGTGGGGAACCCGCATCCAGCCcagcagacagacctgggttggtGGTGGAAGTGTCGTGACTTAGAAGGAGGTAAGGTGGGTGGGCAGAAGTGGGGCCCGGGCCCTGCTCTGGGGTTGGCAGGATATCTGAAGGGCCAGCAGCAGCTCTTCTGTGTGAAGAAGGCAGTGCGGCAGGAGTGCACAGAGCACTGCACCCGGAGACCAAAGACTTGGGGTACAGCCATGACTGCCTCTCTCTGTGGCTGCCAAGTAattctctctgggcctgttttctCCAGGTTTTCTGGTCAATCTCTAGTCTTTGTCCACAGGGAAGTGGTTTCCTTCGTGGTGTGAATGAGGACACCCTCTGACCTCCTGACCCGACAGTGGTGGCCCACACAGAATCTGGCAGTGTGACTGCAGTCAAAGCAGGACGCGGGGTGGGTTGGGGTGAGTGGGGTGGACACAGCAGTTGGGCCTCGAGAGGCCTGCTACTAGGGGGATGTTTTAGCCAAGTCCTAGACCTGCCACACAAGATGTGGGGTACAGAAGTTACAAAGGGACAGATTCTGGGTTCAGAATCTGCTGACAGAGCTGGTCAAAGATGAATTATCATACACGTATATGACAGTGAAAGTAATGGGTATGAAAGACCTTTGTGGTGTTAAGATGATCATGACAAAGATGAATATAAACAGGTTGGTGCCACCACACCCATTCATCCCAGCCTCTGATGGAGAGGAAGCTGCAACCTCGAAATAGGCAGGATGCTGCCTGCTCATCTGGAGCAAGCCCACTGCCCTATCTCGGGCACATCCCCAGGGAACAGACCTGAGAACACAGCTGGTTCATTCTAGAAGGTCCGCCCCCTCTTCTCCATGGCCACACCCAGGGAACCATGTCAGCCTCCCCTGTGCCCCTGCCTTGTGACTCCCACCTTCTGAAGGTCCAGACAATTGCTTCCTGGACCAAGGAACCAGGATGATCTGATTCTCCACTCTTGCCTCTAACCCTACCCATGTCTTGGTACCCCCGGGGTGGGCAAAGGGCTGGGTCAGTTACTTAAGAATCCTTCTGGCCACACTGCCCTCCTGGCCTGTCCTGGAGGCAagagaagggggaaaggggtcAAACACTGGTGAGAAGCAGAGGGCCGGACCAGGACTGCATGGCATCTGCATTCTCCTGCATATTGGGGAGAAAGGAAGGCTGCCTGTGGGCAAGACAGGCTAGCCTTCCACTTGAGCCCTGGAACCCTCCAGAGGGGGGGCAGAATGGGGACTCACCGACACAAAGTAGGGGCCAGCAAAGTCCCGAATGACTCCTGTGGATGTGCAGATGCCCATGTGGCCGATGATGGGGAAAAACCACCTGTGAAAAAAAGGACAGGGAAAGGGCAGAGCTTGTGGGTGTCTTTCAGCTGGTCAGACAGACGCTGGGGACACTCCATCCAGAGTGACAGCATATGAATATAACGTTGTGTGGTAAGTGTCCAGTAGGGTGGCGGCAGCGGGAGGGGAAGTACAGAAGAGGGGCAAGTGCAAGTGAACAGCAGAGCGGGGGAACCAGCGCAGCCCACAGAACAGCTAAACTCAAAGGCCGGTAACACTGAGTGTGGCGAGGAGGCGGAGCAACTGGAACTGTCTTCTCACTGCTGCTGGGAGAATAAATTGTTTCCACAGCTTTCGAAAACTGGTACCATACCCTCTacctcagcaattccacttcagaGTATACACCCAACAGAAACAAATGCTTGTGTCCACCAAAGCCGTggacaagaatgttcacagcacctTTACTAAAAAATAGCTGGAAACAACAGTTGTCAAAATTCACTGAACCGCACACTTTAAATGTATGCACtttattgtatgtgaattatatcccaaaaaagttgattaaaaaaacctagaaataatccaaatgtccaacaatagtAAAATGGGTAAGTAAATTGGGGTATAGTCATACAGTGAAATAGTAGGTAACAATGACAAATAATAAACTGCTATGCACAACACGGATTCTCACATATACAAGGCAGAGTAAAAGAAAACTTACACAAAAGTGCATGCGTATCATTCTGTTTATGTGAAGttcaagaaaaggcaaaactaatctattgtGCTGGAGGGCAGAAGAGGGGTTATTTCTGGCAGAACTGCCAGTGGCAGAACTGACTGGCACAAGGGAGCCCACTGGATACTGGAAACGTCCTCTCTCTTGACCTGGGTGACATGAGTGCACACATGCAAAATTCATTGAGCCGTATACTTAAGATTTGTACACTTTATGGTACacattatacctcaattaaaaagtgttttaaaaagtgtTGGGGGAGGCACTTaaaccagtgtgtgtgtgtgtgtgtgtgtgtgtgtgtgtgtgtgtgccttggggtgggggtggggttcagAAGGCTCCTATGAGGAAATGATGAAGAAACAATGCGTGCAAGGGTAGAGATCAGGACAAAAGCATGATGTATTCCAGGAACtgaaagtttgatttttttttttttaattctaatttttatttttatttttttgggctgtgttcagtcatcgttgctgcacgcgggctttctctagttgtggcgagcggggactacctttttgttgtggtgtgcgggcttctcatcgtggtggcttctcttgttgaggagcacggctctaggtgcacgggcttcagtagttgcggcacacaggctcagtagttgtggctcacgggctctggagagcaggctcagtagttttggcgcatagggtcagttgctccgcggcatgtgggatcttctcggaccagggatcgaacccgtgtcccatgcattggcaggcggattctccttaaatttatttatttatatatttatttatttttggctgcatcgggtcttggttgctgcacgcaggctttctctagttgtgacgagtgggggctactcttcgttgcggtgcgcgggcttctcattgcggtggcttcttttgttgtggaacacgggttccaggcacacaggcttcagtagttgtggcacgtgggctcagtagttgtggctcgtgggctcagtagttgtggctcgcgggctctagagcgcaggctcagtagctgtggcccacgggcttagttgctccgcggcatgtgggatcttccccgagcagggatcgaacccatgtcccctgcattggcaggcggattcttaaccactgcgccaccagggaagtcgaaagtttgaattttaaaaagccatgggcatttaaaaaaacccaaatctcAGTTGGACCCTGATATGCAAAACGCACAGGAACTCCGGATCTGTCTGTAGTCTGAGAACCGTGGCTCTACAGGAACTAGGCGCTGGAGAGACTGATCCAGTTTAAGAAGGActcacagggaaaaaaagaaaaaaggactccCAGGGCCAGCAGCCACGTACTGATTTGAAGGCTGCCTGCTGGGAGGTGGAGGCAAAAGCCACAGAGATATAGCCC carries:
- the TMEM222 gene encoding transmembrane protein 222 isoform X2; this encodes MAEAEGSSPLLLPPPLPPPPGMAEVEAPTAAETDKKQFSCAGGGVMDVERSRFPYCVVWTPIPVLTWFFPIIGHMGICTSTGVIRDFAGPYFVSEDNMAFGKPAKYWKLDPAQVYASGPNAWDTAVHDASEEYKHRMHSLCCDNCHSHVALALNLMRYNNSTNWNMVTLCFFCLLYGNIGAFVKTWLPFVLLLGVILSISLVFNLR
- the TMEM222 gene encoding transmembrane protein 222 isoform X1 encodes the protein MAEAEGSSPLLLPPPLPPPPGMAEVEAPTAAETDKKQFSCAGGGVMDVERSRFPYCVVWTPIPVLTWFFPIIGHMGICTSTGVIRDFAGPYFVSEDNMAFGKPAKYWKLDPAQVYASGPNAWDTAVHDASEEYKHRMHSLCCDNCHSHVALALNLMRYNNSTNWNMVTLCFFCLLYGKYVSIGAFVKTWLPFVLLLGVILSISLVFNLR